Proteins co-encoded in one Saprospira grandis genomic window:
- a CDS encoding OmpA family protein — MKQFSYLLLLALLVYNGSNLQAQSARNPWGLGIYPGAYSFYALEGTDLFAPEKYGTGVELSLMRRIGSYFDLGVETNFARLAHPLDSASALAADQGNYGNRSNFLSGQMALRFRLDGGGIMDKNSAFVPFFKVGVGGSSYGDFANWSLYVPVGLGFHYHLPKTPLTITAQSNYNPHFLLPDGQEMIGVLHHSIGLTVQLGKTQKKTDNTEFIELAKQEGPKAPDRDYDGVPDENDLCPDIYGSQKTMGCPDSDGDGIKDIDDKCPQQAGFANLEGCADSDYDGIIDPEDDCPDIYSENENGCPDGMGGGEDADADGIADADDLCPNEAGSFTANGCPDADGDGVQDALDMCPDYYGTDEYAGCPMPKDQLDSLKALVDAVRTQSDFNEKGYTTTNGGKTIQDKFGNVLEIDVDGNIMNAKTEEKLTTTGGYRLEKGQILNENDEVMNIGDDGFLYANGQKVDTENNLWAWGSNPDPSGARTGGISLGNPVSDKFANSNLTGYAPVKQLSPQEAAYCQQLDLSELRAAIYFDYDAGQADANSLRALNRIVEAMRRCAILELQVAGHADADGSEVYNLELSERRAKSILRYISGAGVDDRRLKFNAYGERYPIAPNVEGSKSKNRRAEIRVQRAY, encoded by the coding sequence ATGAAACAGTTTTCTTATTTGTTGTTGTTGGCCCTGTTGGTCTACAATGGCAGCAACTTGCAAGCACAGTCTGCTCGAAATCCTTGGGGCCTTGGTATTTATCCGGGGGCCTATAGTTTTTATGCCCTAGAAGGAACCGATCTTTTTGCCCCCGAAAAGTATGGGACGGGCGTAGAGCTCTCTTTGATGCGCCGTATTGGTAGTTACTTTGACCTAGGCGTAGAGACTAATTTTGCTCGTTTGGCTCATCCGCTAGATTCTGCCTCGGCTTTGGCCGCAGATCAGGGAAATTATGGCAACCGCAGCAACTTTTTGTCGGGCCAAATGGCCTTGCGTTTCCGTTTAGATGGCGGAGGCATTATGGATAAAAACTCGGCTTTTGTGCCCTTCTTTAAAGTGGGTGTTGGCGGAAGCAGCTATGGTGATTTTGCCAATTGGAGCCTGTACGTGCCGGTTGGTCTGGGCTTTCATTATCATTTGCCCAAAACACCCCTAACGATTACGGCCCAATCGAATTACAATCCGCATTTTCTCTTGCCTGATGGCCAAGAAATGATTGGTGTTTTGCACCATTCTATTGGTTTGACCGTGCAGTTGGGCAAAACCCAAAAGAAAACGGATAATACAGAATTTATTGAGCTAGCCAAGCAGGAGGGACCCAAAGCACCCGACCGCGATTATGATGGCGTGCCCGATGAAAATGACCTTTGCCCCGATATTTATGGCTCTCAAAAAACAATGGGCTGCCCCGATAGCGATGGCGATGGCATCAAGGATATTGATGATAAATGTCCACAACAAGCAGGTTTTGCTAACCTAGAAGGTTGTGCAGATAGTGATTATGATGGCATTATTGACCCAGAAGATGATTGCCCAGATATCTATTCTGAAAATGAAAATGGTTGCCCCGATGGTATGGGCGGCGGCGAGGATGCCGATGCCGATGGCATTGCTGATGCGGATGATCTTTGCCCCAATGAGGCCGGCTCATTTACAGCCAATGGCTGCCCCGATGCCGATGGCGATGGCGTACAAGATGCCCTAGATATGTGCCCCGATTATTATGGCACCGATGAGTATGCAGGTTGCCCCATGCCCAAGGACCAATTGGATAGCCTCAAGGCTTTGGTGGATGCAGTACGCACGCAAAGCGACTTCAATGAGAAAGGCTATACCACCACCAATGGCGGTAAAACCATCCAAGATAAGTTTGGCAATGTTCTAGAAATTGATGTAGATGGAAACATCATGAATGCCAAAACAGAAGAAAAATTGACCACTACAGGCGGCTACCGCCTAGAAAAAGGCCAAATCCTCAATGAGAATGATGAAGTCATGAACATTGGCGATGATGGCTTCCTTTATGCCAATGGACAAAAAGTAGATACCGAAAATAACCTTTGGGCTTGGGGCTCTAATCCCGACCCTTCTGGTGCACGCACAGGAGGTATCAGCCTGGGTAATCCCGTTTCTGATAAGTTTGCCAATAGCAACCTTACGGGTTATGCGCCAGTCAAGCAACTAAGCCCTCAAGAAGCGGCCTACTGCCAGCAATTGGACCTCAGCGAGCTTCGGGCCGCTATCTATTTTGATTATGATGCTGGCCAAGCCGATGCCAACTCACTTCGCGCCCTCAACCGCATTGTAGAAGCCATGCGCCGCTGCGCCATTTTGGAACTACAGGTGGCTGGCCATGCCGATGCCGATGGTTCAGAGGTCTATAACCTAGAGCTTTCTGAACGCCGGGCAAAATCTATCCTCCGCTACATTAGTGGTGCAGGGGTAGATGATCGCCGCCTCAAGTTCAATGCTTATGGAGAGCGCTACCCCATTGCCCCCAATGTAGAGGGCAGCAAATCTAAAAACCGCCGCGCAGAAATTCGCGTACAGAGAGCCTACTAA
- a CDS encoding glycosyltransferase family 4 protein, which produces MFDLIPSFITAFIITFFAIPSIIKVAIEKNLCDEPGERRSHSRSIPTLGGLGIFAGLIFSITFWIPFDSAAYPAHRYVQYVLCAYIIIFLIGAKDDIIPLSPVKKFLGQIVAACILVFKAGIYLSSLYGIFGINDIPYALAAPLSVFSMLVIINALNLIDGINGLAATIGIICCGALGLWFYQFGRLDLAILAFAMLGSLAAFLYYNASPAEIFMGDTGSLLLGLTLSVLAISFIESNKLPHEHYYVESVPAVAIAILIIPLFDTLRVFSLRAMRGKSPFQPDRTHIHHILIDLGCSHMQATAILAFINLLFIGIAFQLQFLGSLELLLVLLLIAVLLTSFSFYLINRKQKKQL; this is translated from the coding sequence ATGTTTGACCTCATCCCGAGCTTCATTACGGCCTTTATTATTACCTTTTTTGCCATCCCTTCTATTATTAAAGTGGCCATAGAAAAGAATCTTTGCGATGAACCTGGCGAACGCCGTTCGCACAGCCGAAGCATTCCTACCCTTGGGGGCTTGGGCATTTTTGCAGGCCTCATTTTTTCAATTACTTTCTGGATCCCCTTTGATAGTGCCGCTTATCCGGCCCACCGCTACGTACAATATGTCCTTTGCGCCTATATCATCATTTTCCTGATTGGGGCCAAGGATGATATTATCCCGCTCAGCCCCGTCAAAAAGTTTTTGGGCCAAATTGTGGCCGCCTGTATTTTGGTTTTCAAGGCAGGCATTTATCTCAGCAGTCTTTATGGTATTTTTGGGATCAATGATATTCCCTATGCCTTGGCGGCCCCGCTTTCGGTCTTCAGTATGCTGGTCATTATCAATGCCCTCAATCTCATTGATGGCATCAATGGTTTGGCCGCCACGATTGGCATCATTTGCTGCGGAGCCCTGGGCCTTTGGTTCTATCAGTTTGGCCGACTCGATTTGGCCATTTTGGCCTTTGCTATGCTGGGCTCATTGGCCGCTTTCCTTTATTATAATGCTAGTCCCGCCGAGATTTTTATGGGCGATACGGGCTCGCTTTTGCTGGGCCTCACCCTCTCTGTTTTGGCCATTTCTTTTATCGAAAGCAATAAGTTGCCGCATGAGCATTATTATGTAGAATCGGTGCCAGCCGTAGCTATCGCCATCCTGATTATCCCCCTCTTTGATACCCTCAGGGTCTTTAGCCTTAGAGCCATGCGCGGCAAATCGCCCTTCCAACCCGATCGCACGCATATTCATCATATTCTCATCGATCTGGGCTGTAGCCATATGCAAGCCACCGCCATTTTGGCCTTCATCAACCTGCTTTTTATTGGCATTGCCTTTCAATTGCAGTTTTTGGGCAGCCTAGAGCTCCTTTTAGTCTTGCTATTGATTGCCGTTTTACTCACTAGCTTTTCCTTTTATCTGATCAATCGCAAGCAAAAAAAGCAGCTCTAA
- a CDS encoding (deoxy)nucleoside triphosphate pyrophosphohydrolase, giving the protein MKIITVVAAIWQRADGRFFLAQRAAGQSFAGQWEFPGGKLEAQETEPQALAREMEEEFGVRAKIGPFFMESLHPYKPQKIIRLRAYWLASVQGEPQALEHAQLAWVLPQELLNYALSQADIPIAKALLKQLD; this is encoded by the coding sequence ATGAAAATCATCACAGTTGTGGCGGCCATCTGGCAAAGAGCAGATGGCCGCTTTTTTTTAGCCCAACGAGCTGCGGGCCAATCATTTGCTGGCCAATGGGAGTTTCCAGGCGGAAAGCTAGAGGCCCAAGAAACAGAGCCCCAGGCTTTGGCCCGAGAAATGGAGGAGGAGTTTGGCGTTCGGGCCAAAATTGGTCCCTTCTTTATGGAAAGTCTACACCCCTATAAGCCCCAAAAAATAATTCGTTTGCGGGCCTATTGGCTCGCTTCGGTTCAGGGCGAACCCCAGGCTTTGGAGCATGCTCAACTGGCTTGGGTTTTGCCCCAAGAGCTATTAAATTACGCACTTTCTCAGGCCGATATTCCCATTGCCAAGGCCTTGTTGAAGCAGTTGGATTAA
- a CDS encoding tetratricopeptide repeat protein — protein sequence MSILKYMLLSSALLASQLGQAQKAEEQRPEEAEILLQKQFIEASREKILGNSSEALARYKEIVEKAPKLTASYYQMAEIYEELKQPEEALKALARCHELAPKEPIYLTAYAKALSKQGKHKEAAKLYEDLVKENKEERYFHDWIFYLLRDKDQKMAIKVYDRLEKEKGPKADYYLKRHKIYAQMGKDKKALKELEELQEQLPPSAEHYLLLAQYQERLGLEKEARASYKEVLALDPKQADANIAMAEVFRAEGDYPRYLKALEQVFADGGQPPLAKIKVLEPLVNAYLSGNSQIDGASLQRLAKNILQQHPGYAQASLLYGDLLSQDRKYGLAAQAYEEALAQNKNQLPIWGQLMASYNRLQNSQALLKTAQECVSLFPAQALGYYYQGLAQNQLEDYTAAGKSLKRAIERAFDQQQLKAHAQAALGQALAGQKKYTEAEKQFEQARAILPKAPAPMASYCQSLLAQNKSLDEVEKMSKTLLKEDAYNPLYLGIAARLAYLKNDFRGAKKEFGKAFDNGGERNPLLQEQYGDLLFKMGDLEGALTAWKKAKELGSVSTILERKIESKSLYE from the coding sequence ATGTCTATACTCAAATACATGTTGTTGTCTTCTGCACTTTTGGCTAGCCAATTGGGCCAAGCACAAAAGGCAGAGGAGCAGCGGCCCGAAGAAGCCGAAATACTCTTGCAAAAACAATTTATTGAGGCGTCTAGAGAAAAGATTTTGGGCAATAGCAGCGAGGCATTAGCCCGCTATAAGGAAATTGTAGAAAAGGCGCCCAAATTGACTGCGTCCTACTACCAAATGGCCGAAATCTATGAGGAGCTTAAGCAGCCCGAAGAAGCGCTGAAGGCCTTGGCCCGTTGCCATGAGCTTGCCCCAAAAGAACCCATTTATTTGACGGCCTATGCCAAAGCGCTAAGTAAACAGGGCAAACATAAGGAGGCAGCCAAACTTTATGAGGATCTGGTCAAAGAGAATAAAGAAGAACGCTACTTTCATGATTGGATTTTCTATTTGCTCCGAGATAAGGACCAAAAAATGGCCATTAAGGTCTATGACCGCCTAGAAAAAGAGAAGGGCCCTAAAGCAGATTACTACCTCAAGCGGCATAAGATTTATGCTCAAATGGGGAAGGACAAAAAGGCGCTCAAAGAGTTGGAAGAGCTACAAGAGCAGCTGCCCCCCTCTGCAGAGCATTATTTGCTTTTGGCCCAATACCAAGAACGCTTGGGTTTAGAAAAAGAAGCCAGAGCCAGCTATAAAGAAGTATTGGCCCTAGATCCCAAACAAGCCGATGCGAACATTGCCATGGCCGAGGTTTTTCGGGCCGAAGGGGATTATCCCCGCTACTTAAAGGCCCTAGAACAGGTCTTTGCCGATGGGGGACAACCGCCTTTGGCCAAGATAAAAGTCTTAGAACCCTTGGTCAATGCCTACTTATCGGGCAATAGCCAAATTGATGGAGCAAGTTTGCAGCGTTTGGCCAAAAATATTCTTCAGCAGCATCCGGGCTATGCGCAGGCGAGCCTGCTCTATGGCGATTTGCTCAGCCAGGATAGAAAATATGGCCTAGCCGCCCAAGCTTATGAGGAAGCCCTGGCCCAAAACAAAAACCAACTGCCCATTTGGGGGCAATTGATGGCGAGCTACAACCGCCTACAGAATAGCCAAGCTTTACTGAAAACGGCCCAGGAATGTGTGAGTTTGTTTCCTGCCCAAGCCCTAGGCTATTACTATCAGGGATTGGCCCAAAACCAGCTAGAAGATTATACCGCAGCAGGCAAAAGCCTAAAAAGAGCCATTGAGCGGGCCTTTGACCAGCAGCAGCTCAAGGCGCATGCGCAGGCGGCCTTGGGGCAGGCCTTGGCTGGGCAAAAAAAATATACAGAAGCCGAAAAGCAATTTGAGCAAGCTCGGGCTATTTTACCCAAGGCGCCTGCGCCTATGGCCAGCTATTGCCAAAGCTTATTGGCCCAAAATAAGTCCTTGGATGAGGTAGAAAAAATGAGCAAAACCCTACTAAAAGAAGATGCTTACAATCCCCTTTATTTGGGAATTGCCGCCCGTTTGGCCTATTTGAAAAACGACTTTAGAGGGGCCAAAAAAGAGTTTGGAAAAGCCTTTGACAATGGGGGTGAACGAAATCCGCTTTTGCAAGAACAATATGGCGATCTGTTGTTTAAAATGGGAGATTTGGAAGGCGCCCTTACGGCTTGGAAAAAAGCCAAAGAACTGGGGAGCGTTTCGACTATATTAGAGCGGAAAATTGAAAGCAAGAGCTTATATGAGTAA
- a CDS encoding DUF4292 domain-containing protein, producing the protein MSKSVRRKTALAALGGSGLAMRSGCPAGADRGGQAAEGPSEQRAPQRSAAACCGGPQKKYLEFLILLFLVFSLGACKSGERLAKKTEERTKKELLNRLKAQYLDFEWLEAKGKGKLKTEEENLSFSLKMRMRRDSLIWMTFKKVSVEGLRLQISKDRLETLNRQANEYRAEPYGKLEEQLGVNLSLRELQDLLLGNPILLERLDFKLKQDSQYYHLTSPLPKEGQLQLWLDADYRIRKSRIQRTEAEYMTVTFEDYQEVNGKYLAFTKILEAQNAAGKSVYLKIDLKKIELNEPQRMRFKVPDHYEQWINGYKQ; encoded by the coding sequence ATGAGTAAATCTGTGCGAAGAAAAACGGCCCTAGCCGCCCTAGGCGGCAGCGGCCTAGCGATGCGGAGCGGGTGCCCCGCAGGGGCAGACCGAGGCGGCCAAGCCGCCGAAGGGCCGAGCGAGCAGCGAGCCCCGCAGCGTAGCGCCGCAGCTTGCTGCGGAGGCCCCCAAAAAAAGTACTTAGAATTCCTAATCCTCCTCTTTTTAGTGTTCAGCTTGGGCGCTTGTAAATCTGGCGAGCGCTTGGCCAAAAAGACCGAAGAGCGGACGAAAAAAGAGCTGCTCAATCGCTTAAAAGCCCAATATCTGGACTTTGAGTGGTTGGAGGCCAAGGGCAAGGGTAAACTGAAAACCGAAGAAGAAAACCTTTCTTTTAGTCTGAAAATGAGGATGCGGCGAGATAGCCTGATTTGGATGACCTTTAAAAAAGTGAGTGTGGAGGGCCTGCGCTTGCAGATTTCTAAAGACCGTTTGGAGACCTTAAATCGGCAGGCCAATGAATATCGGGCAGAGCCTTATGGCAAATTGGAAGAGCAATTGGGCGTAAATTTGAGCCTGCGAGAACTGCAAGATTTGCTCTTGGGGAATCCGATTTTATTGGAGCGTTTAGATTTCAAATTAAAGCAGGATAGTCAGTATTATCATTTGACGAGCCCCCTGCCAAAGGAGGGGCAACTGCAGCTTTGGTTGGATGCCGATTATCGGATTCGGAAAAGCCGTATTCAGCGGACGGAAGCGGAATATATGACCGTTACTTTTGAGGATTATCAGGAGGTAAATGGGAAATATTTGGCTTTTACAAAGATCTTGGAGGCCCAAAATGCAGCGGGAAAATCCGTATATTTGAAGATTGATTTGAAGAAAATAGAATTAAACGAGCCGCAGCGCATGCGTTTTAAGGTGCCCGATCATTATGAGCAATGGATTAACGGCTATAAGCAGTAG
- a CDS encoding murein hydrolase activator EnvC family protein, producing MSNGLTAISSSICLLICLWTLPLLGQSRAELLAKRKRLSQQIAQTASLLDQTASNKSQTVEELASLQKQLEQRQELLEVLEKEQAQLAAETKERELKLAELQGQLSAFKASYKKVLVELYKTKKTSSYWGNWLSFSGWSRSYRQSIYLKELEEKRRRQALLLQKTADKEAEELAQLEKKRIEQEQLLIATKEQQLQLEEELSDKDQLLKSLKRKEGSLRQALKAKERQKKQLNRNIEAAIQAQMLAAKKKARVYEDGGSSNSYKTSSNQQFKSKKGKLPAPVSGSIIAAFGRRRHPLFEEVYLENNGVDYRTAAKASVRSIADGRVVSLFEIPGSGKAILVQHANYYSSYAHIQNAKVKAGQKVSAGQQLAEVSKDPQSGTYILHFELWEGKKKLNPQQWLRP from the coding sequence ATGAGCAATGGATTAACGGCTATAAGCAGTAGCATTTGTTTATTGATATGTTTGTGGACCCTGCCCTTGCTCGGGCAGAGTCGGGCCGAGCTATTGGCCAAACGCAAGCGCCTGAGCCAGCAAATTGCGCAAACGGCCTCTTTACTGGACCAAACCGCCAGCAATAAAAGCCAAACCGTAGAGGAATTGGCTTCTTTGCAAAAGCAATTGGAGCAACGACAAGAGCTTTTGGAGGTTTTGGAAAAAGAACAGGCCCAATTGGCCGCCGAAACCAAGGAAAGAGAGCTTAAACTGGCCGAACTACAAGGCCAATTATCCGCTTTTAAGGCCAGTTATAAAAAGGTGTTGGTGGAGCTTTACAAAACCAAAAAGACTAGCTCCTATTGGGGCAATTGGTTGAGCTTTAGTGGCTGGAGCCGCTCTTACCGCCAAAGCATTTACCTCAAAGAACTAGAGGAAAAACGGCGGCGACAAGCCCTGCTCTTGCAAAAAACAGCCGATAAAGAAGCCGAGGAATTGGCCCAACTAGAAAAAAAGCGCATCGAGCAAGAACAATTACTAATAGCCACCAAAGAACAGCAGCTACAACTAGAAGAAGAACTGAGCGATAAGGACCAATTACTCAAATCGCTTAAGCGCAAAGAAGGCAGCCTGCGGCAGGCCCTAAAAGCCAAAGAACGGCAGAAAAAGCAGCTCAACCGAAACATTGAAGCCGCTATTCAGGCCCAAATGCTCGCCGCAAAAAAGAAAGCCCGAGTCTATGAAGACGGAGGTAGTAGCAATAGCTACAAAACAAGTAGTAATCAACAATTTAAATCTAAAAAAGGGAAACTTCCCGCCCCCGTGAGCGGTAGCATCATTGCCGCCTTTGGCCGAAGAAGACACCCTCTTTTTGAAGAAGTATATTTAGAAAACAATGGAGTAGATTATCGAACAGCGGCCAAGGCCAGCGTCCGAAGCATTGCCGACGGACGAGTGGTCAGCCTTTTTGAGATACCTGGCAGCGGAAAAGCAATATTGGTCCAACATGCCAATTATTATAGCTCTTACGCCCATATCCAAAACGCCAAAGTAAAAGCTGGACAAAAAGTAAGTGCGGGCCAGCAATTGGCCGAAGTGAGCAAAGACCCGCAATCAGGAACCTATATCCTGCATTTTGAATTATGGGAGGGCAAGAAAAAACTGAACCCACAACAGTGGTTGCGCCCTTAG
- the hflX gene encoding GTPase HflX: MSEKWNLGEKNFQPKLGIEKAVLVAVILPDQPEELVHEHLDELEFLAETAGAKTVKRFTQRLDHPDRRTFVRKGKMEEIRDYVEDKEINLVIFDDDLTGKQTSFLEEEIKCKIVDRSSLILDIFASNAQTAQAKAQVELAQMQYLLPCLRGLWTHLERQRGGIGMRGPGEKEIETDRRIVRDRISLLKKKLEKIDLQASTQRKSRQGMIRAALVGYTNVGKSTLMNRLGKSEVLVENKLFATLDTTVRKVVVGNMPFLLSDTVGFIRKLPHHLVESFKSTLDEVRESDLLIHVVDISHPQYRDHIQVVEQTLKELGAGSIPCLYVFNKMDRYRSEVFDDFLTAEEREQLESELRKQWQEKTQNKATFMAVTEEEGIEEFRESLAQHIGELYIERYPHKKNFWY, encoded by the coding sequence ATGTCAGAGAAGTGGAACTTAGGAGAAAAGAATTTTCAGCCCAAATTGGGCATCGAAAAGGCCGTTTTGGTGGCCGTTATTTTACCCGATCAGCCCGAAGAATTGGTGCATGAGCATTTGGATGAACTAGAGTTTTTGGCCGAAACCGCCGGGGCAAAAACGGTCAAACGATTTACTCAACGCCTAGATCATCCCGATCGCAGAACCTTTGTGCGCAAAGGGAAAATGGAGGAGATCCGAGATTATGTAGAAGATAAAGAGATCAATCTGGTCATCTTTGATGACGATTTGACGGGTAAGCAAACTAGCTTTCTGGAAGAGGAAATTAAGTGCAAAATTGTCGATCGCTCTAGCCTGATCCTCGATATTTTTGCCTCTAATGCCCAAACCGCCCAAGCCAAAGCACAGGTAGAATTGGCCCAAATGCAATACCTTTTGCCCTGTTTGCGAGGGCTCTGGACCCACCTCGAACGCCAAAGAGGGGGTATCGGTATGCGTGGACCTGGGGAAAAGGAAATTGAAACGGATAGACGGATTGTCCGCGACCGCATTTCTTTGCTCAAAAAGAAGCTAGAAAAAATCGACCTGCAAGCCAGCACCCAAAGAAAAAGCCGTCAGGGCATGATCCGGGCCGCTTTGGTGGGCTACACCAATGTTGGAAAATCTACCCTGATGAATCGCCTCGGCAAATCAGAGGTTTTGGTCGAAAATAAACTCTTTGCCACCCTCGATACTACGGTCCGAAAGGTGGTGGTGGGCAATATGCCTTTCTTGCTCTCCGATACGGTCGGCTTTATCCGAAAACTGCCCCACCATTTGGTCGAAAGCTTTAAGTCTACCCTCGATGAGGTCCGAGAAAGTGACCTGCTCATCCATGTGGTCGATATCTCACACCCCCAATATCGCGACCATATTCAGGTGGTGGAGCAAACCCTCAAGGAGCTGGGCGCGGGCAGCATTCCCTGCCTCTATGTCTTCAATAAAATGGACCGCTACCGCTCGGAGGTTTTTGACGATTTCTTGACCGCTGAAGAAAGAGAGCAGCTAGAAAGCGAACTCAGAAAACAATGGCAGGAGAAAACCCAAAATAAGGCGACCTTTATGGCCGTTACCGAAGAGGAGGGCATCGAGGAGTTTAGAGAAAGCCTGGCCCAACATATCGGCGAGCTCTATATAGAGCGCTACCCGCACAAAAAGAACTTTTGGTATTAA